From Myxococcales bacterium, the proteins below share one genomic window:
- a CDS encoding PEGA domain-containing protein yields the protein MMATKTMRQVLAVAAVSLAVGAPSSALADATTDQAKTQFTLGAQAYTAGKYDVAVAAFEEAYRLLPRPEILFSLAQAEKKQCVAAKDPNLLKKALAHYRQYYAMDLPQSARKAEAVESIQMLEQLAMQPELGGVAPTAAAQKAPTKLAVYASVDGAHVFIDGRNQGDVPFVGSVAPGKHSVVVRLAGYTDATREVVVTEGSTQTIPMTLVERKVGVAFDTASGADVYVDGQFVGRAPFGPAGVELLPGPHVAVVVRNGKKLATREITVERNKPMVVRVPLETSGQRVGAYVVGGLGVVALLGAGAFYVSAFAEQNRAKNLLTQRDQGTLDADGLESYDRAVTNRDALRTSGTIAGAVGVVGLAAGVALFVLDTPDPKSVPLRTPEAPKAKPGSEFEVSFVPAFGPLNGLVARGTF from the coding sequence ATGATGGCGACCAAGACGATGCGGCAGGTCCTCGCCGTCGCGGCCGTGAGCCTCGCCGTCGGTGCGCCCAGCTCGGCCCTCGCCGACGCGACGACCGACCAGGCCAAGACGCAGTTCACGCTCGGCGCGCAGGCGTACACGGCGGGCAAGTACGACGTGGCCGTCGCGGCGTTCGAGGAGGCGTACAGGCTCCTCCCGAGGCCCGAGATCCTCTTCTCCCTGGCCCAGGCCGAGAAGAAGCAGTGCGTCGCGGCTAAAGACCCGAATTTACTCAAGAAAGCGCTCGCTCACTACCGCCAGTACTACGCGATGGATTTGCCCCAGAGCGCGAGGAAGGCCGAGGCGGTCGAGTCGATCCAAATGCTCGAGCAGCTCGCCATGCAGCCCGAGCTCGGCGGCGTCGCACCGACGGCCGCGGCCCAGAAGGCACCGACCAAGCTCGCCGTGTACGCTAGCGTGGACGGCGCGCACGTGTTCATCGACGGGCGCAACCAGGGAGACGTGCCGTTCGTCGGCTCGGTCGCGCCGGGGAAGCACTCCGTGGTCGTTCGGCTTGCGGGCTACACGGACGCCACGCGTGAGGTGGTGGTCACCGAGGGCTCGACCCAGACCATCCCGATGACCCTCGTCGAGCGAAAGGTCGGCGTGGCGTTCGACACGGCGAGCGGTGCCGACGTCTACGTCGACGGGCAGTTCGTCGGGCGGGCCCCGTTCGGCCCTGCGGGCGTCGAGCTCTTGCCGGGCCCTCACGTGGCCGTCGTCGTGAGGAACGGAAAGAAGCTCGCGACGCGCGAGATCACCGTCGAACGCAACAAGCCCATGGTCGTGCGTGTCCCCCTCGAGACGAGCGGCCAGCGCGTGGGCGCGTACGTGGTCGGCGGACTCGGGGTCGTCGCCCTCCTCGGCGCCGGCGCTTTCTACGTGAGCGCGTTCGCGGAGCAGAACCGCGCGAAGAACCTGCTCACGCAGCGAGATCAGGGCACGCTCGACGCCGACGGGCTCGAATCGTACGACCGCGCGGTGACGAACCGCGACGCGCTCCGAACCTCGGGGACCATCGCGGGCGCCGTCGGGGTCGTGGGCCTCGCCGCGGGGGTCGCGCTCTTCGTGCTCGACACGCCCGATCCGAAGAGCGTGCCCTTGCGGACCCCCGAGGCACCGAAGGCGAAGCCGGGGTCCGAGTTCGAGGTCTCGTTCGTTCCCGCGTTCGGACCGCTCAACGGCCTCGTGGCGCGCGGCACGTTCTGA
- a CDS encoding ATP-grasp domain-containing protein: MLFEKVLVANRGEIARRVIRTCKRLGIPTVAVYSEADAEAPHVTDADEAVLLGPAPAKDSYLNVEALLAAVERTGAKAVHPGYGFLSENSSFARALAARGVTFVGPTPEALDAFGDKMKARHVAVSAGTSPVPGTDEPLPIDTPEDLAAAKAIAAKIGYPIIAKAVGGGGGIGMQIVKEEAGLERALRACSDRGRASFADARVYLERYVSSPRHIEVQVFCDTHGSAYALGERECSLQRRHQKIVEETPSPAAFFEGEDGARRRAALYEAALRVVKKVGYVGAGTCEFIADGEGNLFFLEVNARLQVEHPVTEMVTGLDLVEWQLRVAAGEKLPDWSSLPREGHAIEARICCEDPDKSFVPKPGPIDELRWTPDGEVLSRELRVESGVRAGNKVTPFYDPMIAKLCAWGPTRAEAIARLDGLLAGAHIAPTVTNMPFIRRVLATDELASGAYDTTFAEAFAKRKT, translated from the coding sequence ATGCTCTTCGAGAAGGTCCTCGTCGCGAACCGTGGTGAAATCGCACGCCGTGTCATCCGAACCTGCAAGCGCCTCGGCATCCCGACGGTCGCCGTGTACTCGGAGGCCGACGCCGAAGCCCCTCACGTCACCGACGCCGACGAGGCCGTCCTCCTAGGGCCTGCGCCGGCCAAGGATTCGTACCTCAACGTCGAGGCCCTGCTAGCTGCCGTCGAGCGTACCGGCGCCAAAGCCGTGCATCCCGGCTACGGATTTCTGAGCGAAAACAGCTCCTTCGCGCGTGCGCTCGCCGCCCGCGGTGTGACGTTCGTCGGCCCCACCCCCGAAGCCCTCGACGCGTTCGGGGACAAGATGAAGGCGCGCCATGTCGCGGTCTCCGCGGGGACGAGCCCCGTGCCGGGGACCGACGAGCCGCTCCCGATCGACACCCCCGAGGACCTCGCCGCGGCCAAGGCCATCGCCGCCAAGATCGGCTACCCGATCATCGCGAAGGCCGTGGGCGGCGGCGGCGGCATCGGCATGCAGATCGTGAAGGAGGAGGCGGGGCTCGAGCGCGCCCTCCGCGCGTGCTCCGACCGCGGCCGCGCGAGCTTCGCCGACGCGCGCGTGTACCTCGAGCGGTACGTCTCGTCGCCGCGCCACATCGAGGTCCAAGTCTTCTGCGACACGCACGGCAGCGCCTACGCTTTGGGCGAGCGCGAGTGCAGCCTCCAGCGTCGTCATCAGAAGATCGTCGAAGAGACCCCGTCGCCCGCGGCGTTCTTCGAAGGGGAGGACGGCGCACGCCGCCGCGCCGCGCTCTACGAGGCAGCGCTCCGCGTCGTGAAGAAGGTCGGGTACGTGGGCGCGGGTACGTGCGAGTTCATCGCGGACGGCGAGGGGAACCTCTTTTTCCTCGAGGTGAACGCACGCCTCCAGGTCGAGCACCCCGTGACCGAGATGGTGACGGGGCTCGATCTCGTCGAGTGGCAGCTCCGCGTCGCGGCCGGCGAGAAGCTCCCCGACTGGTCGAGCCTGCCCCGTGAAGGTCACGCGATCGAGGCGCGCATCTGCTGCGAAGATCCGGACAAGTCGTTCGTCCCCAAGCCCGGCCCCATCGACGAGCTCCGCTGGACGCCGGACGGAGAGGTCCTCTCACGCGAGCTTCGCGTCGAGTCGGGTGTACGCGCAGGCAACAAGGTCACGCCCTTCTACGATCCGATGATCGCCAAGCTCTGCGCCTGGGGCCCCACCCGGGCCGAGGCCATCGCTCGACTCGACGGCCTGCTCGCGGGCGCACACATCGCCCCGACAGTCACGAACATGCCCTTCATCCGCCGCGTCCTCGCGACGGACGAGCTCGCCTCGGGGGCCTACGACACGACGTTCGCCGAGGCGTTTGCAAAACGAAAAACATGA
- a CDS encoding DUF4337 domain-containing protein: MTTPEPTEKSPTPPEEKTAVEPDDDPVKKKYEAIFGLVISLFAAVLALNELASGKYGDDELQLTSERTSAYLWYQSKGIKSTLVEGQRDLLRALVEGGAVAPEKAETMTRQSKSLDAKIDRYDKEKDEILLGSEAVGKANWRQEIDGELGKVVGVKPIEVKLEKLGKAGDRFDLATLFLQLGLVLGAIGILMSQERMKRIFLGGLVGMGVAGTVCSALALRLAGFF, encoded by the coding sequence ATGACCACCCCCGAGCCCACCGAGAAGAGCCCCACGCCACCCGAAGAAAAGACAGCGGTCGAGCCCGATGACGACCCCGTGAAGAAGAAGTACGAGGCCATCTTCGGGCTCGTCATCTCGCTCTTCGCGGCCGTGCTCGCGCTGAACGAGCTCGCGAGCGGAAAATACGGGGACGACGAGCTCCAGCTCACGAGCGAGCGCACCTCGGCGTACCTCTGGTACCAGTCGAAGGGCATCAAATCGACGCTCGTCGAAGGGCAACGGGATCTCCTCCGGGCCCTCGTCGAGGGCGGCGCCGTGGCCCCCGAGAAGGCCGAGACCATGACGCGGCAGTCGAAGTCGCTCGACGCGAAGATCGACCGCTACGACAAGGAGAAAGACGAGATCCTCCTCGGGTCCGAGGCCGTCGGAAAAGCGAACTGGCGCCAGGAGATCGACGGCGAGCTCGGCAAGGTCGTCGGGGTGAAGCCCATCGAGGTCAAGCTGGAGAAGCTCGGCAAAGCCGGGGACCGCTTCGACCTCGCGACGCTGTTTCTTCAGCTCGGCCTCGTGCTCGGAGCCATCGGCATCTTGATGTCGCAAGAGCGCATGAAGCGGATCTTCTTGGGAGGTCTCGTGGGCATGGGCGTCGCGGGCACGGTGTGCTCGGCGCTCGCCCTCCGCCTCGCCGGCTTCTTCTAG
- a CDS encoding DUF2238 domain-containing protein, with translation MLVALFVVCAATAFAPPAGRQNWALEVVPGLLLVAWMVVTYRRLPLSWLVYAGTFVHVLVLVYGGYYSYAKTPLGDLVKEHFHLARNHYDRLGHLALGFFPALLTREILLRRTPLVRGGWLAFLTLSVVFAFGAFWELLEWWTTLLVAGDLGQAFLGSQGDVWDAQWDMFLVGVGAAVSLATLSRLHDRSMSRVPLKGA, from the coding sequence TTGCTCGTGGCGCTCTTCGTCGTGTGCGCGGCCACGGCCTTTGCCCCGCCCGCGGGCAGGCAAAACTGGGCGCTCGAGGTCGTCCCGGGCCTCCTGCTCGTCGCGTGGATGGTCGTGACCTACCGGCGCTTGCCGCTCTCGTGGCTCGTGTACGCCGGTACGTTCGTCCACGTGCTCGTGCTCGTCTATGGCGGCTACTACTCCTACGCCAAGACGCCCCTCGGCGACCTCGTGAAGGAGCACTTTCACCTCGCTCGCAACCACTACGATCGGCTCGGGCACCTCGCCCTCGGGTTCTTTCCGGCGCTGCTCACGCGCGAGATCCTGCTTCGCCGTACCCCCCTCGTGCGCGGCGGGTGGCTCGCGTTCCTCACGCTGTCGGTGGTCTTCGCGTTCGGGGCGTTCTGGGAGCTGCTCGAGTGGTGGACGACGCTGCTCGTCGCCGGGGATCTCGGCCAGGCCTTCCTCGGCAGCCAGGGAGACGTCTGGGACGCGCAGTGGGACATGTTCCTCGTCGGGGTAGGGGCCGCGGTCTCGCTCGCCACGCTGTCGCGCCTGCACGATCGGTCGATGTCCAGGGTCCCGCTCAAGGGCGCGTAA
- a CDS encoding DUF2330 domain-containing protein has translation MMKPHRAALTALVALSLSTVAGTLSTNAGAFCGFYVSGADAKLFNNATQVALMREGTRTVLSMQNNYEGPAESFAMVVPVPVILQKENVKTLPRAIFDKLDKLAAPRLVEYWERDPCEQDRYREEKAMAAPGAPRPASAARGGGGGDLGVTVEAQFTVGEYEIVILSAKDAGGLDTWLRQEKYKIPDGAEPYFRPYIQQGSKFFVAKVDPSKVTFEKGMANLSPLRFHYDSDKFTLPVRLGLMNANGPQDLIVHVLAKQQRYDVANYPNVTIPTNLDVAENAKSSFGSFYTALFDKTLAKNPKAVVTEYAWDASTCDPCPTPALSYADLATLGADALPSADPVLPSPTPPTPPLPKAAKPSGPAPSPGPRPQLRGPRFFPSGFVVTRLHARYTRDSLGDDLVFRAAPPIVGGREFMQAGGKLEERSRPSESMNNFQARYAIRHPWTGPIACEHPIRGRWGGPPSGLAVGDTRPKAAQNLAFSPRNADLGSFLRTDAPELEVKAAGALVSGVGPLGSSAPGPTPVVGVDAGGSSGADAGSPPAELLPEKRGCGGCAVGSNEGASAALVVPALVWAVRRRRARRVTK, from the coding sequence ATGATGAAGCCTCACCGCGCCGCGCTCACCGCGCTCGTCGCGCTCTCGTTGTCGACCGTCGCTGGAACCCTGTCGACGAACGCCGGCGCGTTCTGCGGCTTCTACGTGAGCGGCGCGGACGCGAAGCTCTTCAACAACGCCACCCAGGTCGCGCTCATGCGCGAAGGCACGCGCACCGTGCTCTCGATGCAGAACAACTACGAGGGGCCCGCCGAGTCCTTCGCGATGGTCGTGCCCGTCCCGGTCATCCTTCAGAAGGAGAACGTGAAGACGCTGCCTCGCGCCATCTTCGACAAGCTCGACAAGCTCGCCGCCCCGAGGCTCGTCGAGTACTGGGAGCGTGATCCGTGCGAGCAGGATCGCTACCGCGAGGAGAAGGCCATGGCGGCGCCCGGAGCCCCGCGCCCGGCGTCGGCGGCGCGGGGGGGAGGCGGCGGAGACCTCGGCGTGACGGTCGAGGCTCAGTTCACGGTGGGCGAATACGAGATCGTGATCTTGTCCGCCAAGGACGCCGGCGGGCTCGACACGTGGCTCCGCCAAGAGAAGTACAAGATCCCGGACGGCGCCGAGCCGTACTTTCGGCCCTATATTCAGCAGGGCAGCAAGTTCTTCGTCGCCAAGGTCGACCCGTCCAAGGTGACGTTCGAGAAGGGCATGGCGAACCTCTCGCCGCTTCGTTTCCACTACGACTCGGACAAGTTCACGCTCCCGGTGAGGCTCGGCCTCATGAACGCGAACGGTCCGCAGGATCTCATCGTGCACGTGCTCGCGAAGCAGCAGCGGTACGACGTCGCCAACTACCCGAACGTGACCATCCCGACGAACCTCGACGTGGCCGAGAACGCGAAGAGCTCGTTCGGCTCGTTCTACACGGCGCTCTTCGACAAGACCCTCGCCAAGAACCCGAAGGCGGTCGTGACCGAGTACGCGTGGGATGCGTCGACCTGTGACCCTTGCCCGACGCCGGCGCTCTCGTACGCCGATCTCGCGACGCTCGGCGCCGACGCGCTCCCGTCGGCCGATCCCGTGCTTCCATCCCCGACGCCGCCCACGCCCCCGCTCCCGAAGGCGGCGAAGCCGTCCGGGCCGGCACCTTCGCCGGGGCCGAGGCCACAGCTCCGCGGGCCACGCTTTTTCCCGAGCGGATTCGTCGTGACACGCCTGCATGCCCGCTACACCCGCGACTCGCTCGGGGACGATCTCGTCTTCCGCGCGGCGCCGCCCATCGTGGGAGGAAGGGAGTTCATGCAGGCGGGGGGCAAGCTCGAGGAGCGCTCGAGGCCGAGCGAGTCCATGAACAACTTCCAGGCGAGGTACGCCATTCGCCACCCGTGGACCGGCCCCATCGCGTGCGAGCACCCGATCCGTGGCCGATGGGGTGGCCCGCCGTCGGGCCTCGCGGTCGGCGACACCCGGCCGAAAGCCGCGCAAAATCTCGCGTTTTCGCCGCGCAACGCCGACCTCGGCTCGTTCCTTCGCACCGACGCTCCCGAGCTCGAGGTCAAGGCAGCGGGAGCGCTCGTGTCGGGCGTCGGCCCGCTCGGTTCGAGCGCGCCCGGACCGACCCCGGTCGTCGGTGTCGACGCGGGGGGCAGCTCCGGGGCCGACGCCGGCTCGCCTCCCGCGGAGCTCCTGCCCGAAAAACGCGGGTGCGGTGGCTGTGCGGTCGGCTCGAACGAGGGGGCGTCGGCGGCGCTCGTCGTGCCCGCGCTCGTGTGGGCCGTGCGGCGGAGGCGCGCTCGTCGGGTCACGAAATGA
- a CDS encoding D-glycerate dehydrogenase produces MPTDQRVAKKLPVLVCGPLHADALARLREACDVTIATGPAKETVSPERFEALVTLLTTNVDEELLARFSALRLVSTVSVGVDHIDLAACARHGARVAHTPDVLTDATADLAMGLVVAASRRMGEAERYLRARGFPAWSPSFMLGKSLRGKTLGIVGYGRIGRAVATRARGFGMHVVAGAHGDAAPDDDVPRVPFRDLLGASDVVSLHVPLRPSTRHLVGERELRSMRPGSILVNTSRGAVVDEDALVSALRDGHLFAAGLDVYEHEPRVHEGLLSLENVVLLPHIGSADEDTRRAMAMLAADNVVAFATTGTVLTPAK; encoded by the coding sequence ATGCCGACTGACCAGCGCGTGGCGAAGAAGCTCCCCGTGCTCGTGTGCGGGCCTCTCCACGCGGACGCGCTCGCGCGCCTACGCGAAGCGTGCGACGTGACGATCGCGACGGGACCGGCGAAGGAGACCGTCTCACCCGAGCGCTTCGAGGCGCTCGTCACGCTGCTCACGACGAACGTGGACGAGGAGCTGCTCGCGCGGTTCTCGGCCCTCCGCCTCGTCTCTACCGTGTCGGTCGGCGTCGATCACATCGACCTCGCGGCGTGCGCTCGGCACGGAGCTCGTGTCGCGCACACGCCCGACGTGCTCACCGACGCCACCGCCGACCTCGCCATGGGGCTCGTCGTCGCCGCGTCACGACGGATGGGAGAGGCCGAGCGTTACCTTCGTGCACGAGGTTTTCCGGCGTGGAGCCCCTCGTTCATGCTCGGGAAGAGCCTTCGCGGCAAGACCCTCGGGATCGTCGGCTACGGTCGTATCGGCCGCGCCGTGGCGACTCGCGCGCGCGGGTTCGGGATGCACGTCGTGGCGGGCGCCCACGGCGACGCGGCTCCCGACGACGACGTCCCGCGGGTCCCTTTCCGCGATCTGCTCGGCGCGAGCGACGTCGTCTCCCTTCACGTCCCCCTTCGCCCGTCGACGCGGCACCTCGTGGGCGAGCGGGAGCTTCGGTCGATGCGCCCCGGGAGCATCCTCGTGAACACGTCGCGCGGCGCCGTCGTGGACGAGGACGCGCTCGTGTCGGCGCTCCGTGATGGCCACCTCTTCGCCGCGGGCCTCGACGTCTACGAGCACGAGCCTCGGGTGCACGAGGGGCTCCTCTCTCTCGAGAACGTGGTCCTCCTCCCGCACATCGGGAGCGCGGACGAAGACACCCGGCGAGCGATGGCCATGCTCGCGGCCGACAACGTCGTGGCGTTCGCGACCACGGGCACCGTCCTCACTCCGGCAAAATAA
- a CDS encoding insulinase family protein has translation MTRATSHVEHLPSGRPVVVEESHGLPLVAFAVAFETGSYFDPVGKEGLFRFVGRMLRRGTKTLDAKALEAAIDRLGAELTVEVSHANMTLHGQVIRRNLEPFVKLVGDVLAEPAFAPDELERLRKKALAELVEARDNDRTLAQNAFRSAMFDGHSYGRRSHARTLSAITADDVRETYRANALRENVSFGFAGDIDVATARTIAAGWLERLPSAPTLPSFADLRDPEGPRGRSLVIVDKPERTQTQILVGALGTSAHDEDHVPLMVGTAVFGGTFTSRLMREVRSKRGWSYGASARLNVERARHAFTMWTFPAATDAGKCLALELGLLEKLVTGGVSAKEVAFVKRYLVRSHAFEIDTPQKRMHQALDTHLLGLPADYHTGYVPKVLATSQEAVNAALARRIHTKDLGIVVVGTAKEIRDDLEKAIPDLARVSVVPFDAD, from the coding sequence GTGACGCGCGCCACGTCCCATGTCGAGCACCTCCCCTCGGGGAGGCCCGTCGTCGTCGAAGAGTCCCACGGTCTACCGCTCGTGGCGTTCGCCGTCGCGTTCGAGACCGGGAGCTACTTCGATCCCGTCGGAAAGGAAGGGCTCTTTCGCTTCGTCGGAAGGATGCTCCGGCGCGGGACGAAGACGCTCGACGCGAAGGCGCTCGAGGCCGCCATCGACCGCCTCGGCGCCGAGCTCACCGTGGAGGTCAGCCACGCGAACATGACCCTGCACGGCCAGGTCATCCGGCGGAACCTCGAGCCCTTCGTGAAGCTCGTGGGAGACGTGCTCGCCGAGCCCGCGTTCGCCCCCGACGAGCTCGAGCGCCTCCGAAAGAAGGCCCTCGCGGAGCTCGTCGAGGCGAGGGACAACGATCGCACCCTCGCCCAAAATGCCTTTCGTTCCGCGATGTTCGATGGGCACTCGTACGGCCGAAGGAGCCACGCTCGCACCCTCTCCGCCATCACCGCGGACGACGTGCGCGAGACCTACCGCGCGAACGCGCTCCGGGAGAACGTGTCGTTCGGGTTCGCGGGGGACATCGACGTCGCGACCGCGCGCACGATCGCCGCCGGGTGGCTCGAGCGCCTCCCCTCCGCCCCCACGTTGCCGAGCTTCGCCGACCTCCGTGATCCGGAGGGCCCGCGCGGTCGGAGCCTCGTCATCGTCGACAAACCCGAGCGCACCCAGACCCAGATCCTCGTCGGCGCCCTCGGGACCTCGGCCCACGACGAGGACCACGTCCCGCTCATGGTCGGGACCGCGGTCTTCGGGGGCACGTTCACCTCGCGGCTCATGCGGGAGGTCCGCTCGAAGCGCGGTTGGTCGTACGGCGCGAGCGCGCGGCTCAACGTCGAGCGCGCGCGGCACGCGTTCACGATGTGGACCTTCCCGGCCGCCACCGACGCCGGCAAGTGCCTGGCGCTCGAGCTCGGGCTCCTCGAGAAGCTCGTCACGGGAGGCGTGTCGGCGAAGGAGGTCGCGTTCGTGAAGCGCTACCTCGTTCGCTCCCACGCCTTCGAGATCGACACGCCCCAGAAGCGCATGCACCAGGCGCTCGACACGCACCTCTTGGGCCTCCCGGCCGACTACCACACGGGGTACGTCCCGAAGGTGCTCGCGACCTCCCAGGAAGCGGTCAACGCCGCGCTCGCGCGCCGTATCCACACGAAAGATCTCGGGATCGTGGTCGTGGGGACGGCGAAAGAGATCCGCGACGACCTCGAGAAGGCGATCCCCGACCTCGCGCGGGTGAGCGTCGTCCCGTTCGATGCCGACTGA
- a CDS encoding insulinase family protein: MMEKRLRAALDAAHLAHPKHTWTYLGDVPFGDDAVHTFELDNGLRLLLLVDRQAPTVSYFTWFRVGSRNERPGKTGLSHLFEHLMFNETENLPAGTFDRKLEEAGAETNAATWLDWTYYYESLPKDRLGLAVTLESERMARLVLRAPQVESEIEVVANERRYSVEDNLEGAASELLYKTAFEKHPYHAPTIGWMDDIKGFTPGDCEDFYDTYYAPNNATLVIVGDVTVRDVLTKVGKAYGPIIRGDIPEEDTHPEPPHVGIREVSLARPTGSEKLLIGYRGPALGDADHAVLTVLNEILFGGRASRIYDRLVVRDEIASDLRGWVSTFRDPGLYEIFLTARPPHGKAALLAAFDDEVEKVRTELVSTDELERAKARLELGLLQTLDTAAGKAEQIGFYDTVLGEPGGAFARLGAYRRVTRGQVRTAARRFLTGGARTIVHVVPSGEPERADESDESNEAAS, encoded by the coding sequence ATGATGGAAAAGCGCCTCCGCGCGGCCCTCGACGCCGCTCATCTCGCCCATCCGAAACACACATGGACCTACCTCGGCGACGTCCCCTTCGGGGACGACGCGGTCCATACGTTCGAGCTCGACAACGGCCTCCGCCTGCTCTTGCTCGTCGATCGTCAGGCGCCGACCGTGAGCTACTTCACGTGGTTTCGTGTGGGCTCGCGAAACGAGCGCCCGGGCAAGACGGGCCTCTCGCATCTCTTCGAGCACCTCATGTTCAACGAGACCGAGAACCTCCCGGCGGGCACGTTCGACCGGAAGCTCGAGGAGGCCGGCGCGGAGACGAACGCCGCGACGTGGCTCGACTGGACGTACTACTACGAGTCGCTCCCGAAGGACCGCCTCGGCCTTGCGGTGACGCTCGAGAGCGAGCGTATGGCGCGGCTCGTGTTGCGGGCGCCGCAGGTCGAGAGCGAGATCGAGGTGGTCGCCAACGAACGGCGCTACTCGGTCGAGGACAACCTCGAGGGCGCCGCGAGCGAGCTCCTCTACAAGACGGCCTTCGAGAAGCACCCCTACCACGCGCCGACCATCGGCTGGATGGACGACATCAAGGGCTTCACGCCAGGGGACTGCGAAGACTTCTACGACACGTACTACGCGCCCAACAACGCCACGCTCGTCATCGTCGGCGACGTGACCGTGCGCGACGTGCTCACCAAGGTCGGCAAGGCGTACGGCCCGATCATCCGCGGCGACATCCCCGAGGAGGACACCCACCCCGAGCCACCTCACGTGGGCATTCGTGAGGTCTCGCTCGCGCGGCCGACCGGGAGCGAAAAGCTGCTCATCGGCTACCGCGGGCCCGCCCTCGGCGACGCCGACCACGCCGTCCTCACCGTGCTGAACGAGATCCTCTTCGGGGGTCGCGCGTCCCGGATTTACGACCGGCTCGTCGTGCGCGACGAGATCGCGAGCGATCTCCGCGGTTGGGTCTCGACGTTCCGCGACCCGGGGCTCTACGAGATCTTCCTGACGGCGCGCCCACCCCACGGGAAGGCCGCGCTCCTTGCCGCGTTCGACGACGAGGTCGAGAAGGTCCGCACGGAGCTCGTGTCGACCGACGAGCTCGAACGAGCCAAGGCGCGCCTCGAGCTCGGGCTCCTCCAGACCCTCGACACGGCCGCGGGCAAGGCCGAACAAATCGGCTTCTACGACACGGTGCTCGGAGAGCCCGGGGGAGCTTTCGCGCGGCTCGGGGCCTACCGCCGCGTGACCCGTGGTCAGGTCCGCACGGCGGCGCGCCGCTTCCTCACGGGCGGAGCGCGCACGATCGTCCACGTCGTCCCGAGCGGCGAGCCCGAGCGCGCCGACGAGAGCGACGAGAGCAACGAGGCGGCGTCGTGA